The DNA window CATTCGATGTGCCATTTCCGCCCGCACGCCCCGCACCGCCACCATGTCCGGACTTGGCGCAGACCGGTCCACCGAAGCCAGCACGTCCTCACGGGTGATCACCCCGTCAGCGCCCGAACCTGCCAGCTCGTTGAGGTCGACGTTCAGTTTCGCCGCCAGTTTTCGTACCGGCGGCTTCGCGCGTGGACGTGTCGACGTCGGTCGTGCGGTCCGCCTGCTGCCATCCATCTTTTCGTCAGTGCCGTATCCGACAAGCACCGGTCGGCGCTTTGTAGCCGTATCGGCGGCCGTCGCGATACGGGCCAGCACCGCACCGACATTCAGCGTCTCACCCTCGCCGCCGCCGAGCTCGGTGATCAGCCCGGCGTACGGACTCGGGATCTCCACCTCAGCCTTATTCGTCTCGACCGTGCACAGCGTCTGGTTCAGTTCGACGGTGTCGCCCACGGCGACGCTCCAGCTCGTGATCGTCGCGTCCTCGAGTCCTTCGCCGAGGTCTGGAACAAGGAAGTCACGCACTTCGCCGGCTGGATGCTCTTCGCGCGAGCGCTCATCGCCCGTCATGGCACCTCCAACGTCCGCTCGACGCAATCCAGGAGCCGGTCGACGCCCGGTAACCACAGCTTCTCCAACCGTGCCGGCGGGAACGGTGTGTCGAATCCGGTGGCGCGCAGGACCGGCGCCTCCAGGTCGTAGAACAGCTCCTCTTGTATGCGCGCCGCGAGTTCCGCACCGAAGCCCAAGGTGCGGGGACCCTCGTGCATGACCACCGCGCGCCCGGTCCTTTGCACCGATTCGGCGACCGTCTCGAAGTCCAGCGGGTTCAGTGACCGCAGATCGACGACCTCCAGGCTCCAACCATGTTGCTGCGCTGCCAGTTCGGCGGCACTGACCGCCGTGGCAACCAGTGGGCCGTAGGTGATCACCGTGACGTCATCGCCGCTGCGCCGAACCGCCGCGCGGCCAATCGGCAGACCCGGGCTGTCGGTGTCGACGGGCTCACGCGTCCAGTACCGCCGTTTGGGTTCCAGATAGACGATCGGATCTCGGCAGGTGATCGACTGCCGCAGTAGCCAATACGCATCCGTCGGAGTCGACGGCGCGACCACCTTCAGACCCGCGGTGTGCAACCAATAGCTCTCGGTCGACTCCGAATGGTGTTCGACCGCGCCGATCCCACCGAATGACGGAATCCGGATGGTCACCGGCATCTCGATGTCCCCCCTGGTCCGCATCCTATACTTCGCCAGGTGGCTGACGATCTGGTCGAACGCGGGCGCGGCGAACCCGTCGAACTGGATCTCCGGAACGGGCACGAAGCCGCGGATCGCCATCCCGATCGCGATGCCGATGATCGCCGATTCCGCGAGGGGTGTATCGAAACACCTTTTATCGCCGAAGGTTTCGGAAAGTCCCTCGGTGACACGGAAGACACCGCCGAGCGTGGCGACGTCCTCACCGAAGACGAGCACGCGCTCATCGGTTGCCATCGCATCGTGCAGGGCCCGGTTGATCGCCTGCGCCATGGTCAGCGTCGGGGCCTCCGGCACGGTGCTCAGTAGCGGGCTTGCGCTGTTTCCCGGGTCGCTTCGCTCCTGCTTTCCGTGCGGTTCGTCGTCCCCGTGGAATGTCGGTCGCTCGATGATCTGAGTCACGTCACGCCTCCTTCGCGATCTCCGCCAGCACCTGTTCGCGCTGTGCCAACAGATCCGGGGTGATGTCGTGGTAGACGGTGTCGAACACGTCGGTGATGTCGAAGTCGTCGGCGTCGACGATCGATTCCCGCAGTTCGGCGCGCAATCGCTTCGATCGGGCAGCTATTCGGTCCTCGAGTCGTTCGGTCCATACGCCCTGCGCCTGCAAGTACGTGCGGAAGCGCTGAATCGGATCGCGCGCCGTCCAGTACTCGAGTTCATCGTCGGGCCGGTACCGGGTGGGGTCGTCGGATGTGGTGTGCGGCCCCATCCGATAGGTGACCGCCTCGATGAGCGTCGGGCCGCCACCGTCGCGGGCGCGCCTGGCGGCCTCTGCCGTCACCGCGAAACAGGCCAGTACGTCGTTGCCATCCACCCGAATTCCGGGCATTCCGTACCCGATGGCCCGATGCGCTATGGATGGCCCGGCCTGCTGTCTGCTGACCGGAACCGATATCGCCCAGTGATTGTTCTGCACGACGAAAATGCACGGGGCCTTGAACACGGCTGCGAAATTCAGCGCTTCGTGTGCATCGCCTTCGCTGGTCGCGCCGTCGCCGAGAAACGCCACTGTCACCGATTTTTCGCCCAACCGCTGCGCCGCCATCGCCGCACCGACCGCGTGCAGGCCCTGCGTGCCGATCGGGATCGAGATCGGCGCGACACACTTCTCGGTGAACCCCAGCCCCCCGTGCCATTTGCCCCGCCAGACCGCACCCATTTGCGCCGGCGTGATTCCCCGCAGCAGAAATGCGCCGATCTCGCGGTACTGCGGGAAAAGCCAGTCGGTTTTGGGCAGGCAGGCCGCCGCGCCGATCTGCGTGGCCTCCTGACCGCGGCACGACGCAAACAACGCCAGCTCACCCTGGCGTTGCAGGTTGACGAACTCGGTGTCGAGTTCGCGAGTGACGACCATCGACTCGTAGAGCCAGGCCAGAGTCTCGGGCGGGAGGTCTCTTCGGTATCGGGCTGCTGAGCCTTTGGTGGTCGGCGTCCCATCCGGGGCGACCAGCTGTATTGGCTCCAACTCGACGCGTGGATGTGTCTCAGACGTCTGCGGGCTCGCATCGATCCCTGCCATACCGCCTCCTAGGGTCACTGACGGCGGGTCGCGCCGTCAGGCGACTGAGGTGCTCAGCACGGAGGCGATCAGAGCAAACCCCTGGTGGGGGGCTCGAGCGCTAGCTGCCGGGGGTGTGGCGCTAACGCGACGATGCGCTCTGCTCGCCGCAATGCTGGGGCATCAACCATTATGCCCTCGTATGCGAAGAAGGCCCTGTGGCCGTAAGCGGCCGCTCGGACGTGTCGCGTGCTCTCAGGCGGGATTCTGCGGTGCCAGGGCCATGATGCGTTCGGCCCGCCGCAGCACCGGCATATCGACCATCTGCCCCTCGAACTGGAAGACACCGCGCTGCGATCGCGCTTGCTCGAGCACCTGGCGCGCCCAGTCGACCTGCTCGTCGGTCGGCGCATAGGCATCGCGGATTACCGCGACCTGGGATGGGTGAATGGCGACCTTGGCATCGAACCCGACGGCGACTGCGTCGTCGCTCTCAGCCCGCAAGCCGTCGAGATCCTTGATGTTGAGATATACGGAGTCCAGGGCCGCCTTCCCAAACGCCTTGGCGGCCAACAGGCTCTGCGACCGCACATGCTTGGCGACATCGCGGTAGCTACCGTCGGGCCAGCGATTTGCGGTACCGCCCGTGGCCGCGAAGAGGTCCTCGGCACCCCACATCACGGCCACCGCGTTCTCCATGCGGGCCAACTCGTTGAGTTCGATTGCCCCCAAGGGTGTCTCGACCAGCACGATCACTTCGCGAGGTGCGAGATCGCGGATCTGCCGTGGTGATTCGGTTTTCGCCAACATCACCACGGAATAGTCGGTGCGCGCCAGCGCATCCAGATCGAGCTGATGATCGGGTGTCGCGCTCGGATTGATTCGGACCACAGTGCGAGCGGGGTCAAGCCGGGTTTCGATCAGTGCGTGGCGCGCGGCTTCCCGGTCGTTGGCGGCCACTCCGTCTTCGAGATCGAGGATGACGACATCGGCTGCTGCAGCGGCCTTCTCGAACCGTTCGGGCCGATCGGCGGGACAGAATAGCCAGCCG is part of the Mycolicibacterium tusciae JS617 genome and encodes:
- a CDS encoding alpha-ketoacid dehydrogenase subunit beta; its protein translation is MAQAINRALHDAMATDERVLVFGEDVATLGGVFRVTEGLSETFGDKRCFDTPLAESAIIGIAIGMAIRGFVPVPEIQFDGFAAPAFDQIVSHLAKYRMRTRGDIEMPVTIRIPSFGGIGAVEHHSESTESYWLHTAGLKVVAPSTPTDAYWLLRQSITCRDPIVYLEPKRRYWTREPVDTDSPGLPIGRAAVRRSGDDVTVITYGPLVATAVSAAELAAQQHGWSLEVVDLRSLNPLDFETVAESVQRTGRAVVMHEGPRTLGFGAELAARIQEELFYDLEAPVLRATGFDTPFPPARLEKLWLPGVDRLLDCVERTLEVP
- the pdhA gene encoding pyruvate dehydrogenase (acetyl-transferring) E1 component subunit alpha, whose translation is MAGIDASPQTSETHPRVELEPIQLVAPDGTPTTKGSAARYRRDLPPETLAWLYESMVVTRELDTEFVNLQRQGELALFASCRGQEATQIGAAACLPKTDWLFPQYREIGAFLLRGITPAQMGAVWRGKWHGGLGFTEKCVAPISIPIGTQGLHAVGAAMAAQRLGEKSVTVAFLGDGATSEGDAHEALNFAAVFKAPCIFVVQNNHWAISVPVSRQQAGPSIAHRAIGYGMPGIRVDGNDVLACFAVTAEAARRARDGGGPTLIEAVTYRMGPHTTSDDPTRYRPDDELEYWTARDPIQRFRTYLQAQGVWTERLEDRIAARSKRLRAELRESIVDADDFDITDVFDTVYHDITPDLLAQREQVLAEIAKEA
- a CDS encoding HpcH/HpaI aldolase/citrate lyase family protein encodes the protein MALGNNGPGWLFCPADRPERFEKAAAAADVVILDLEDGVAANDREAARHALIETRLDPARTVVRINPSATPDHQLDLDALARTDYSVVMLAKTESPRQIRDLAPREVIVLVETPLGAIELNELARMENAVAVMWGAEDLFAATGGTANRWPDGSYRDVAKHVRSQSLLAAKAFGKAALDSVYLNIKDLDGLRAESDDAVAVGFDAKVAIHPSQVAVIRDAYAPTDEQVDWARQVLEQARSQRGVFQFEGQMVDMPVLRRAERIMALAPQNPA